A region of Roseobacter litoralis Och 149 DNA encodes the following proteins:
- the mutM gene encoding bifunctional DNA-formamidopyrimidine glycosylase/DNA-(apurinic or apyrimidinic site) lyase: MPELPEVETVRRGLTPAMEGVVIKQADVNRPDLRWPFPVDMAARLTGKRVERLRRRSKYILMDLDSGETLLVHLGMSGRMLVSGDPLGQFVHRHPAPEKHDHVVFHMANNARITFNDPRRFGAMDLMETASADAHKLLAVLGPEPLGNDFHESHLIAAFKNKNSPVKSVLLDQRIVSGLGNIYVCEALFRAKIHPTRKAGKISGARVAGLVPIVREVLAEAIEAGGSSLRDFRQADGELGYFQHSFDAYGREGDPCKRSGCTGQIRRIVQSGRSSFYCTQCQR, from the coding sequence ATGCCTGAACTGCCCGAAGTAGAGACGGTGCGCCGTGGCCTGACCCCGGCGATGGAGGGCGTGGTGATCAAGCAGGCGGACGTGAACCGCCCTGATTTACGCTGGCCCTTCCCTGTTGATATGGCCGCCCGGCTGACCGGTAAACGGGTGGAAAGGCTGCGGCGACGCTCAAAATATATTCTCATGGACCTCGACAGCGGGGAAACCTTGCTGGTTCATCTTGGCATGTCGGGCCGTATGTTGGTGTCAGGTGACCCGCTGGGGCAGTTTGTGCATAGGCATCCGGCCCCCGAAAAACACGACCATGTGGTGTTCCATATGGCCAATAATGCGCGCATCACCTTTAACGATCCGCGCCGCTTTGGGGCGATGGACCTGATGGAGACCGCCAGTGCCGACGCGCATAAGCTGCTCGCGGTCCTCGGGCCGGAACCGCTGGGTAACGATTTCCATGAATCACATCTGATTGCGGCGTTCAAAAACAAGAATTCCCCGGTGAAATCTGTGCTGCTGGATCAGCGGATCGTGTCCGGTTTGGGCAATATCTATGTCTGCGAGGCGCTTTTTCGCGCAAAAATTCACCCCACACGCAAAGCGGGCAAGATTTCTGGCGCACGTGTGGCCGGCCTTGTGCCGATTGTCCGCGAGGTGCTTGCAGAGGCTATCGAAGCGGGTGGATCATCCTTACGTGATTTCCGTCAAGCTGATGGAGAGCTTGGATATTTTCAGCATAGCTTTGATGCTTATGGACGCGAGGGCGACCCCTGCAAAAGGTCAGGTTGCACGGGGCAAATCCGGCGAATCGTACAGTCCGGACGCTCATCTTTCTATTGCACGCAATGCCAAAGATAG